From a region of the Teredinibacter turnerae genome:
- a CDS encoding CcdB family protein: MAQFDVYPNPSKQTKKHYPYLLDIQSPYISDITTRIVIPLGYAALFKYEAMTILTPEISFEDDLILLLTPQISSVPAKILKEPIGSLSHFREKIINSLDFAVAGI; this comes from the coding sequence ATGGCTCAATTCGACGTATACCCAAACCCGAGCAAGCAAACCAAGAAGCACTACCCCTACTTACTTGATATTCAGAGCCCGTACATCTCTGACATTACCACCAGAATAGTTATTCCACTAGGTTATGCCGCACTCTTTAAATATGAAGCTATGACAATTCTCACTCCTGAGATTTCATTTGAGGATGATCTAATTCTACTTTTAACACCGCAAATATCTTCTGTTCCTGCAAAAATACTAAAAGAACCCATCGGATCACTTTCTCATTTCCGCGAGAAAATTATTAACTCGCTGGATTTCGCTGTAGCGGGCATTTAA
- the ltrA gene encoding group II intron reverse transcriptase/maturase, with product MTTELNAIAFKAQTHSKHRFQNLYGQLTANTLLHGWLHLNKTSAPGIDGVTAPDYEERLMGNLSALAEQLERKRYRVSDVKRVYIPKANGKQRPLGLPTLEDKIVQQSVSSILQSIWEPDFMRFSYGYRPRKSAHQAVHSLQMNLQYGSYGYIVEADIRGFFDNMNHDWLQKMLAQKIDDGALLSLVNQWLKARVVEPAGCYCKPKTGTPQGGVISPVLANIYLHYVLDLWFEKVIRPHLQGHAMLIRYADDFVVAFQYKDEAGRFYHALPARLKQFDLEVAAEKTALKRFSRFHPTQSSYFEFLGFRLFGEQDFGGEARVRRETSRKKHRSALASFYTWIKANRHQRLDRLIPELNRKVQGFRNYFALSGNSRSVGRVFDHVLISLYKWLNRRSQRKSYTWLGTKRMLNQFEFQSMRVRKLRVVVDWYCERACVLHGQ from the coding sequence ATGACAACCGAATTAAACGCCATAGCATTTAAGGCACAAACACACTCAAAGCATCGCTTTCAAAATCTCTACGGACAATTGACGGCGAACACACTGCTTCATGGGTGGCTTCATCTCAATAAAACCTCAGCTCCTGGCATTGACGGTGTTACGGCACCCGACTATGAGGAGCGATTGATGGGCAATCTATCTGCGTTGGCTGAACAGCTCGAGCGGAAACGTTATCGAGTCAGTGACGTCAAGCGGGTCTATATTCCCAAAGCTAACGGAAAACAGCGCCCCTTGGGGTTGCCAACGTTAGAAGACAAAATTGTTCAGCAAAGCGTCTCATCCATTTTGCAAAGCATCTGGGAGCCTGACTTTATGCGGTTCAGCTACGGCTACCGTCCTAGAAAAAGTGCTCACCAAGCGGTTCATAGTTTACAAATGAACCTACAGTACGGCAGTTACGGTTATATTGTGGAGGCTGATATCAGAGGCTTCTTCGACAATATGAACCATGATTGGCTGCAGAAGATGTTAGCGCAGAAGATCGACGATGGAGCCTTGCTGAGCCTAGTCAATCAGTGGTTAAAAGCACGCGTTGTAGAGCCAGCAGGTTGCTATTGTAAGCCAAAGACGGGTACCCCACAGGGTGGAGTCATCAGTCCGGTGCTTGCCAACATCTACCTGCATTACGTACTGGATTTGTGGTTTGAGAAAGTGATCAGGCCCCATTTACAGGGACATGCCATGCTCATTCGCTATGCGGATGATTTTGTGGTGGCTTTTCAATATAAAGACGAAGCAGGGCGGTTTTATCATGCGCTGCCTGCCCGATTAAAGCAATTTGATCTGGAAGTTGCGGCAGAAAAGACAGCCCTGAAACGCTTCAGTCGATTTCATCCTACTCAGTCCTCGTATTTCGAGTTCTTAGGTTTCCGGTTGTTTGGGGAGCAGGACTTCGGAGGTGAGGCCAGGGTACGCCGAGAAACGAGCCGCAAGAAACACCGATCGGCGCTGGCATCGTTCTATACATGGATCAAAGCGAATCGTCACCAACGATTAGATCGGCTCATTCCCGAGCTGAATCGTAAGGTTCAGGGGTTTCGCAACTACTTTGCACTGAGTGGTAATAGTCGCAGCGTAGGAAGAGTGTTTGACCATGTACTAATAAGCCTTTATAAATGGCTTAATCGTCGCAGCCAACGTAAGAGTTACACTTGGCTTGGGACGAAGCGGATGCTTAACCAATTTGAGTTCCAGTCGATGCGCGTGCGTAAGTTACGGGTTGTTGTTGACTGGTATTGTGAGAGGGCTTGTGTCTTACACGGGCAATGA
- a CDS encoding type II toxin-antitoxin system CcdA family antitoxin, translating into MQKLYDTEAPKKPTNLSINSDLLAKTRALNINLSATLEQALRDELAQAEGTKWAKANKAAIKAYNTFVEENGCFGDEFRTF; encoded by the coding sequence ATGCAGAAGCTATATGACACTGAAGCCCCCAAAAAGCCAACAAACCTCAGTATAAACAGTGACTTACTGGCGAAAACTCGAGCTCTAAACATAAACCTTTCAGCTACCCTTGAGCAGGCTCTCCGCGATGAGCTAGCCCAAGCAGAAGGTACAAAATGGGCTAAAGCCAACAAAGCGGCGATTAAGGCATACAACACTTTTGTTGAGGAAAATGGCTGTTTCGGAGATGAGTTTAGGACTTTTTAA
- a CDS encoding IS1182 family transposase: MAHYKQGNDKQGEFVAVIPEEQITEGSFEATVCLIVDHVLDLSSFESDFNNDAGGASAYSPGTLLKVILSAYHRGITSSRKIEHLCRYNTVFMALSGFLTPDHSTIAAFVSKNPQRLEGLFIEIVLQCDCLGLIGGDTLALDGCKIPSNASKEWSGTKADFTKKHKKIQRAVRRVMARHRQEDAEGVVNTTVREKEEKQIQKLKRINKKLKTALSELVDKRGHNGKIRKTNLTDPDSANMMSGNGGALQGYVGLAATDKLNQVIVNADVTGDSEQSTLQPMVDKLLASDRLDGCHLLADAGFHSGANLDYCAEKGVNAYIADTLYRKRDARFVDHQDKKPKARKQKYFQSSDFDYDSQAQRCWCPAGKELWLCSSGYQNKGVDYIRFEGYLNDCKNCSMQAQCLRNGVKDRGRQVSIRKDTPKNNSRAIDRMKRKMDSPEGRAIYSDRIGIVEPVFAHMKHIMGLRWFSLRGLKKVSGQWYLFCAVHNLVKIQKYGSYA; encoded by the coding sequence ATGGCGCATTACAAGCAAGGTAATGATAAACAGGGGGAATTTGTCGCTGTTATTCCCGAAGAACAAATAACAGAGGGCAGCTTTGAGGCGACAGTCTGCTTGATTGTCGATCATGTGTTAGATCTCTCGTCGTTTGAAAGCGATTTTAACAACGATGCGGGTGGCGCATCGGCATATAGCCCGGGCACTCTCCTCAAGGTCATACTTTCTGCGTATCATCGCGGAATAACCAGCAGCCGTAAAATCGAACATTTGTGCCGGTACAATACGGTGTTCATGGCACTCTCTGGTTTTCTAACCCCGGATCATTCCACTATTGCCGCGTTTGTTTCAAAGAATCCTCAGCGCCTTGAAGGCCTATTTATAGAAATCGTCTTGCAGTGTGATTGCCTGGGGCTGATCGGTGGTGACACCCTGGCCTTGGACGGCTGCAAAATTCCCTCAAACGCCTCGAAGGAATGGTCAGGAACTAAGGCCGACTTCACTAAAAAACATAAAAAAATTCAACGTGCGGTAAGACGGGTGATGGCGCGGCATCGTCAAGAAGATGCTGAGGGCGTGGTAAACACCACGGTGCGTGAAAAAGAAGAAAAACAGATACAAAAGCTCAAACGCATCAATAAAAAGCTAAAAACCGCCCTCAGTGAGTTGGTGGATAAACGGGGACATAACGGAAAAATTCGTAAGACCAACCTCACCGATCCTGATAGCGCCAATATGATGTCCGGTAACGGTGGTGCGTTACAAGGGTACGTCGGTTTGGCCGCAACCGATAAACTGAACCAGGTCATTGTCAATGCCGATGTAACCGGTGATAGCGAACAATCCACACTCCAGCCCATGGTTGATAAACTCCTTGCATCCGACAGGCTAGATGGTTGCCATCTACTGGCAGATGCGGGGTTTCATAGCGGGGCGAATTTAGACTATTGCGCAGAGAAAGGCGTAAATGCCTATATTGCGGATACCCTCTATCGTAAACGTGATGCGAGATTTGTGGATCACCAAGATAAAAAGCCGAAGGCAAGGAAGCAGAAATACTTTCAATCCAGCGACTTCGACTATGACTCGCAAGCACAACGCTGTTGGTGCCCAGCGGGAAAAGAACTCTGGCTCTGCTCCTCGGGATATCAAAACAAAGGTGTCGACTACATTCGCTTTGAAGGTTACCTCAACGACTGTAAAAACTGCTCGATGCAAGCACAATGTTTACGTAATGGGGTCAAAGACCGCGGCAGACAGGTGAGTATCCGCAAAGACACCCCTAAAAACAACAGTCGCGCCATTGACCGAATGAAGCGCAAAATGGACAGTCCGGAAGGCAGGGCCATCTACTCGGATCGCATTGGTATTGTCGAACCCGTATTTGCGCATATGAAACACATAATGGGGTTGCGCTGGTTTAGCTTGAGAGGTCTTAAAAAGGTGTCCGGACAATGGTATTTATTCTGTGCGGTACATAACTTGGTAAAAATACAGAAATACGGGAGTTATGCCTGA